Genomic segment of Nitrospirota bacterium:
GCTGCCGGCGATCGCGTGATACGGGCGGGGGCATCCAGCACCCTGAAAAGGGTAACTACAAGGGTTGCCCCTACGGTCTCTAGAAGACCATGATACTGGTTTAAGGTTTTTACCAAGGACGGTATGCTGTCAACTCTTTCTCCGCGTCTCCGCGTGAGACTTGTTGAATAAAACGCTATGATCAATATCCTCGTTGTTGACGATGAAGAGCCGTTCAGACGGCTCCTGAAAAAAGAACTTACCCGCAAGGGGTACAACGTGGAGACCGCGCCCGACGGCGGCGAGGCCCAGCAGCTCCTGCGCGACCAGGTCTTCGACGTGATCCTGCTCGACGTGGTGATGCCCGGCGTGGACGGGATCTCGCTCATGAAAAAGCTGAAAGAGGACCCCTCCTCGCCCCCCATCATCGTCCTCACCGGCAAGGCGACGGTGGAGACGGCCGTGGAAGCCATGAAGAACGGCGCCTACGACTACCTCACCAAGCCCTACAAGTTCGATGAGCTCGTGATCGTGGTCGACCGCGCCTGCGAGTACAGCAGGCTCTCCGTCAAGAGCAAACTGCTGGAACAGGAGCTCGTCAGGCAGGAATCGGCGTTCGATTTCATCGGCAGGAGCAGGCAGCTCCAGGAGGTCCGCGCGCTCATCCAGAAGGTGGCGCCCACGGATTCGCCGGTCTTCATCCAGGGCGAGAGCGGTACCGGCAAGGAGCTGGTCGCGAACACGGTCTGGCATTCCAGCAAACGCAGGGACTCCCCGTTCATCGCGCTGAACTGCGCGGCCCTGTCCGAGAACCTGATCGAGTCGGAGATCTTCGGCCACGAGAAGGGCGCCTTCACGAGCGCCTACCAGATGAAGCACGGCCTCGTCGAGGTCGCGGACAAGGGCACCCTGTTCCTGGACGAGATCGGCGAAATGCCGATCGGGCTCCAGGCGAAGCTCCTCCGTTTCCTCGACTCCGGCGAGTTCCGGCGCGTGGGCGGGAACAAGGCGCTCCATGTAGATGTGCGCGTGATCGCCGCGACGAACAAGGACCTGCTGGCAGGCATCAAGTCAGGCGCTTTCCGCGAGGACCTGTTCTACCGCCTGAACGTCATCAACATCAAGATCCCGCCGCTGCGCGAACGGAAAGAGGATATCGACGTCCTGGCCCGCCATTTTTTGGAGAAATTTGCGAAAAAGCTTGCGAAGCCGGTCCGGGAGTTCACCCCGGAAGCGCTGGAGCTGCTCACCCTGTACCGCTGGCCCGGCAACGTGCGCGAGCTCGAGAACGTGGTGGAGCGCGCCGTGATCGTCTGCGACAACGGCACGATCGGGGCACAGGACCTTTCGATCTCCTCCTACTCCCCGGCCGCCGACTTGTCCGTAAGCCCCTCGCTCGAACAGATGGAAAAAGAGTACATCCTCCGGGTGCTGAAGGAAAGCAACGGCAACCAGTCCAAGGCGAGCCAGCTCCTCGGCATCGACCGGAAGACGCTCTACCTCAAACTCAAGAAATACGGCATCAATGAAAACGGATGATGCCTCTTCGAACCGGCGACCCATCGTTATATATGGAGGAGAATAATGAATAGAACAGCAGTGACGACCTTTGCTTTTCTCATTTTTGGCCTGCAGCTGATGTCGGTACATCAATCCGCACAGGCATGCCAAGTCGACGAGTTTTACCTTACGAAAGAAGGTCCCCTGGCCGCTTCTACCCCGCAGATCTTGAATGAAGCTACAAAATATGAAGAAGGCGGAGACAATGATAAACTTGCCGGTCTTCTGGATAAGGGGAGCGTACTGAGGTTGAAAGGGGATATCAAGGTCCAGGTTTTGGAAAGATCTTTTGAATTCAAGACGCTGAAAATAAAATTCTCAGACCGAACAGACCCTTATTGGGTCAAGGACGGTTCTCTGAAACAAATCATTTGTAATTAGGCAATTAACCATCTATTTTGCTGGCCTCAATAATGGAAGAAATAAAATGCACACACATTTCGAATAAAAAAAGATGATACTTTGCCTATCTTTCTGTATAAAAATTTCACATCATCCGCGGATGCAGTAAATTTTAAGCAAGGCAATATTCTCATTAGAAGAATTGAATACCATCAAAAATGGGAAAAAGAAATCATCGGCGAGATATAACTGGGAATCAAGCAGGTTATATTTACAAAACTGGGGGCATGACAATTAACGGCGGACTTACTTATGCAAATCAAGTTTACATTTTATCGACTTCAGGATCGAATTCTGACAGATGTAAAGGTTGAATATTCAAGAGGAGGTTTATATTGTCCTGTAGAATGAATCCGGACATTGAATATCCACGCCGGGCCGCTACGCGTCGTGTCAAATCATCGTTCCGCTTATCTTCTCACAAACTCCCCGCAACGTATTCTCAATCGCCCGATTATCCAGCCCCTCGATAATGACCACCAGCCTGCCTTGCTTGCGAATATCTTTTCCCGTTTGCTTC
This window contains:
- a CDS encoding sigma-54 dependent transcriptional regulator; this translates as MINILVVDDEEPFRRLLKKELTRKGYNVETAPDGGEAQQLLRDQVFDVILLDVVMPGVDGISLMKKLKEDPSSPPIIVLTGKATVETAVEAMKNGAYDYLTKPYKFDELVIVVDRACEYSRLSVKSKLLEQELVRQESAFDFIGRSRQLQEVRALIQKVAPTDSPVFIQGESGTGKELVANTVWHSSKRRDSPFIALNCAALSENLIESEIFGHEKGAFTSAYQMKHGLVEVADKGTLFLDEIGEMPIGLQAKLLRFLDSGEFRRVGGNKALHVDVRVIAATNKDLLAGIKSGAFREDLFYRLNVINIKIPPLRERKEDIDVLARHFLEKFAKKLAKPVREFTPEALELLTLYRWPGNVRELENVVERAVIVCDNGTIGAQDLSISSYSPAADLSVSPSLEQMEKEYILRVLKESNGNQSKASQLLGIDRKTLYLKLKKYGINENG